One Acetobacterium sp. KB-1 DNA segment encodes these proteins:
- a CDS encoding response regulator transcription factor — MFSILICEDDNHIRRLFRDTLEKEGYSVYEAVDGVMALEALEKNHIDLLITDVMMPHMDGHILTKTLRDGGFELPILMITARESIDDKKTGFKAGTDDYMVKPVDIDEMLLRIFALLRRAKIANEQQLVVGKTILDYEALTLSISDEITTLPKKEFMLLFKLLSAPNRIFTRAQIMDEIWGYESESDHRTVDVHIKRLREKLENNHDFEIITVKGLGYKARVL, encoded by the coding sequence ATGTTCAGTATTTTAATCTGCGAAGATGATAACCACATCCGCCGCCTGTTTCGGGATACCCTGGAAAAAGAAGGCTATTCGGTTTATGAAGCGGTTGACGGTGTTATGGCTCTGGAAGCGCTGGAAAAGAATCACATCGATCTGTTAATTACTGACGTCATGATGCCCCATATGGATGGGCATATCTTAACCAAAACACTGAGGGATGGGGGCTTTGAGCTCCCGATCCTGATGATCACCGCCAGGGAAAGCATCGATGATAAGAAAACCGGCTTTAAAGCAGGTACGGATGATTATATGGTAAAACCGGTGGACATTGATGAAATGCTCCTCCGGATTTTTGCCTTATTGCGCCGGGCCAAAATAGCCAATGAGCAACAGCTGGTGGTGGGAAAAACAATTCTGGATTATGAGGCCCTGACATTGAGTATCAGTGATGAAATCACAACCCTACCCAAAAAAGAGTTTATGCTACTGTTTAAACTGTTGTCAGCACCCAATCGCATTTTTACCCGGGCGCAAATTATGGATGAAATTTGGGGGTATGAAAGTGAAAGTGATCACCGTACCGTTGATGTCCACATCAAACGATTAAGGGAAAAACTGGAAAACAACCACGATTTTGAAATCATCACGGTCAAAGGCCTGGGCTATAAGGCCCGGGTTTTATAG